The segment CCGTCCGGGACATCGGCGATGTCGGACTACAGGGCTAGCCGGCGCGGCGCAGGAGGTCGGAGAGGGCGAGGCGGGAGGAGACGTCGAGTTTGCGGTAGGCGCGGGAGAGGTGGGTCTCCACTGTGCGGGGGCTGAGGAAGAGCCGTTCGGCGATCTCGCGGGTGCGCAGGCCCGTCGCGGCCAGTTCGGCGATCTCCCGTTCGCGGCCGCTGAGCAGGCCCAAGGGGTGCGCGGTGCGGGAGTCGGCGGCGAGTTCGGTTCGCGCGCGGGTCACCAGTTGCCCGACGAGCAGTGCCCCGCGGGTGCGTGCGATCGCCTCGGCGGCGTCGAGCCGCGCGAAAGCTTCGGCCGCGCCGTGGGCCTGGTGGAAGGAGCGTGCTCCGGTCGCCAGCGTCCAGGCGTACTGCACGGGCGTCCCGGCGGACTGGAACGCGTCGGCGGCGAGGGCGAACAGTGCGGCCGCCGCGTGGTGTTCGCCGTCGGTCGCGTGGAGGTGGGCGCGGGCGGCGAGGGCGTGGGCCTGTTGGACGGACAGGCCGAGGCGGTCGGCTTCCGCTTCGGCGGTCTTGATGAGGTGTTGTGCTTCTTCGCGGTCGCCGAGGTCGAGGGTGGCGGTCGCCAGCAGGGAGAGCATGTAAGGCCGTGAGAAGGGTCTGACGTGGGGGAGTTGTCTGCCGCGCCCGGGGTCCAGCAGGGTCCGCCGGCATCCGGCGGGGTCACCGGCGAGGAGTCGGGCGTGGGCGAGCAGGCAGGTCGCCGAGGCGGTCCACCAGCTGTGGCCGGCTGGGGCGGCGCCGGTCGCCTCCTCGGTGAGGGCGATGGCGGCACCGGCGTACTCCTGTCCGCGGGTCCAGATCAGCGCGAGCGCGCTGATCGCCTGTGCCAGGGTGACCGCGGGTGGTACGCCCAGGGAGCCGGCCAGGTTCTCAGCTCCCCGGGCGTGCTGGTGGGAGGCGTCCAGGTGGCCGGTCCAGAGTTCGGTTATGGCGAGTCCGAGGAGCCGGTGGAGCAGGACGGGGCGCAGGTGGCGTCTGCGGTCGGTGGTAAGTCCTCGGCTCAGGTGGCGGGCCGCGTCGGTGAACCGTTCGAGGTAGAGTTCGGCGCTGCCGAGTAGGGCGAGGGTCTCGGGTGTGCGTCCGGCGTGCGGGTCCGGGAGGGCATCCACGAGCCTGGCGCAGTGGGCGACTTCGTCGATCGCTTCGGCCGCGTCGCTGGAGTGGGTGTGGCAGAGGGCGTCGAGTACCCGGAGGACGGCGTGGTTCGCCTCGTTGGTGCGGTCGGTCTCTCCCAGGGCCTGGACGGCCTGCCGGAGCAATGCGCGGGCCTGGTCGTGCGTTCCGCTCAGGACGTGGACCAGCCCGTGCTCGACGACCAGTTCGACGGCTTCGGCCGGTAGCGGGCGGGGCAGCGGACGCGGGAGCAGGCCGAGGGCGGTGTCGGTGATGGCGGTCGCCTCCGCGAACCGGCCGAGCTGTCGTTCGGCGCCGGCGCAGACGGCGTGGGCGTGGAGGAGTTGCCGTCCGGTGAGTGCCGCCGCCCGGTGTCCCAGCAGGTCGTGCGCGCGGGTGCGGGCCTCGTCGAGTTGGCCCGAGTCGATCAGCGCACGGCAGCAGGCGAGTTCCAGCTCGTTGCGGGCGGCGGCGCCGGCTTCGCAGTCGGGGAGGGATTCCAGGGCGAGTCGCAGCCAGTGCGCAGCGGCCCCCGGTTCCTGTGCGGCGATCTCCGTGGCCCCGTCCGCCAGGGCGCGCGCGGCGAGTGCGGCGTCGCTGCCGAGCAGCTGCTCGGCGTGCCGGGCCCGGTCGTGGGCCCGGCCGCCCCGGGCGGTGATGAGGTCCAGGGCCCGGCGGTGGGCGCGCAGCCGGAAGGAGAGCCCGGCCCGCTCGTGCGCGACGTGGCCGACGACGGGGTGGCGGAAGGCCAAGCCGCCTCGCCAGTCCGCCTGGCGGACCAGGTCCGCGGCCTCCAGTTCGGCGAGTGCGTCGAGGGTGGGGTCCGTTCCCACTTGGGAGATCCGGGCGATGTCCTCCGGCCGGAACGGGCTGCCGACCACGGCGGCGGCCGATGCGGTGAGCACGGCCTGCGGTGACAGCGCGTCGAACTCGGCGATCAGCGGTTCCGCGGTGCGAAGCAGCCCGGCGCTGTCGGTGCCGGCGCGGTCGGGCCAGTACGCGGGGTGCCAGTTGGCCGCGATGAGCAGCTGCGCGTACTGCGGATTGCCTTCGGCCGCGGCGCACAACCCGGCCGCGTAGTCCTGGAGTTCGGCCGGGGTGGGCGGTCCGGAGCCCGCGGGGGCGGGCCGGTCGGCCAGCAGTGCGGCCACGGCTTCGGGGGTGAGGGGGCTCGGTTGGACCTGCGTCACCGTTCCGGTGCGCGCCCCCTCGGCCAGGGCCTCGCGCAGCTCGGGTGCGGTCCGGCCGGGGCGGTGGGCGAGGGCGAGCAGGAACGGGGCGGGCGGCACCGAGCGCACCAGCCGTACCAGCAGCGCCGTCGAGTCCGGATCGCACAGGTGGACATCGTCCAGCACGAGGACGCAGCCCGCGGCCCATTCGGCGAGCCGGCCGGCAGCCTCGTCGAACCGCTGCCGCGGACCGCCGGCCGCCCGCCGTGCCTGCCAGGCATCGTGGAACACCTGCAGGGGGAGGGAGCCGCCACGCAGGGCGCGGGTGCGGATCACCGGGATCCCCCGCTGGTCGGCCAGCTGCGCAAGGGCGGTGGCCAGGCGGGTCTTCCCGCTGCCGGGTTCCCCAGAGAGCTCGACGATCGAGCCCCGACCGTCACTCAATGTCGCCAATGACCATTTGAAAACGTCGAGTTCGGCCTCTCGCCCGACGAGAAGCCCGCTGGCGGCCGGAGGACGCACTGCGGCCATGGCGCCGTCCTCCCTCTTGGGACGTGTATATGACAACCTTACAGATACCGGACGGGCGGCTCGACTTCCACATGTGAAGCAGCGTGATCATTCTACTGACTGCGGCCACGGGGACGCATACGCCGTCACCGCGGCGGCACGGGAGGGATACGTACAGCGACTCCGGCAGATACGTACAGCGATTACGTGGTTCCCCCGACGTCTGCGGATCCGCGGCCGATGAAGCTGGGGTCGCTTCCGCTACCGAAAGGCTGGTACACCGTGACCATGCGTGAGATGCCGGTCGTACGGCAGGGCATGGCAGCCGTCCGGTTCTCCCTCCTCGGGCCGATGTCGGTCCAGGTCGGGGACGACTTGCTCGCGCTCGGCCCGCTCAAACAGCGGGTCGTCCTCGCCATGCTGCTCTGCCGTCCCAACAGGTTCGTCCCGGTCGACCAGTTGATCGAGGCCGTCTGGGCCGACGAACCGCCCCGAACGGCGCGGAAGAACATCCAGGTCTACGTCTCGGCCCTGCGCAGGACGCTGGACAGCGCCGGAGAGCGGATCGTCCACGGGCCCGGGGGCTACCTGCTGCGGCTCGCCGAGCCCGAGCTGGACGTCCTCAGGTTCCAGGCGCTGGCCAGGACCGCGCGGCAGACCGCTGCGGATGGCCAACTCGAGGCGGCCTTCCATCTGTTCGACCGCGCCAGGCGGCTGTGGACCGGGCCGCCGCTCCCCGAGCTGCGCTGCTCCGAGCTGGTGCGGGGGCAGGCCGGCCTGCTGGTCGGCCGCTACCTCGCGGTCTGCGAGGACTGGGCCGAGGCCGGGCTGGAGTCGGGCCGGCCCGCGGAGGTCGTCGAGGTGACAACGGGCCTGCTGGAACGGCATCCGATGCGGGAACGGCTGCGGGCGGCGCACCTGTCGGCACTGCACCGTTGCGGGCGCCGAGCGGAGGCCCTGGCCGGGTACGAGGAGGTACGACAGCTCCTGTCCAGGGAACTGGGACTGCCCCCGAGCGCCGCCCTGACCACGCTGTACGAGTCGATCCTCGCCGACGACGGGCACGCCCCGTGCCCCGGTCGGCCGAGCGGGGCGGCACAGCGCCGCGCACCCGTCGCGCTCCCCGCCGACGTCTGCGACTTCACCGGTCGCGGCGAGCAACTCGGGGAACTGCTGGTGGCGGTGTCGGACGGCGGGGCCGTCGCCCTGGTCACCGGACCGGCCGGCGTGGGCAAGACCGTCCTCGCGGTCCACGCCGCGCACGGCATGGCGGACCGCTTCCCCGACGGCCGGATCCACCTCAGGCTCCGCGAGCCGGACGGATCCCGTCGGTCACCCGCGTCGGTGGCGGCCGAACTCCTGCGGTACGCGGGCCGGGACATCCGGTCGGCGGAACACCTCGACCAGGCCACCGCGCTGTGGCGGGACTGGCTGGCCGACCGCAGAGTACTGCTCGTGCTGGACGACGCACCCGACGAGGCGAGTGTGCGCCCCCTGCTGCCCGGCACCGGGGACAGCAGTGTCATCGTCACGGCCCGGACCCGGCTCGCCGGGCTGGCCGGCACCCATCGGGTGGACCTGCCGCCGTTCTCCGTCGAGGAGGCGCTGGACCTGATGGACCGGATCACCGGCCGGGTGCGCGGCGACCTGGCGGCGGCCGAACGCGTCGTGCGGTCCTGCGGCATGCTCCCGCTCGCGGTCCGTGTGGCCGGCCTCAAACTCACCGTGCTGCGGCACCTGCCGCTCGCGGAGTACGCGGACCGGCTGTCCGATCCGCGCATCGTGCTGGACGAACTCGCCGTGGGCGACCTCGACGTGCGGTCACTGGTCGCCGAGGAGTGGCGGCGGCTGGAGGACTCCCATCGTTCCGCGCTGGTCCGGCTCGGGGCGCTGCCGGGCCCGTCGGTGTTCACCGCGGAGCGTGCGGCGGTCGCGCTGGGGTGCGCTCCGGACGCGGCACGGCGTCAGATCGAGCGGCTGATCGAGGCCGGGCTGGTCCTCTCGCCGGCGAGCGAGGTCACCGCGCACTTGGCGGTGTACACGCTGCCGCACCTCACCTGCCTGCTCGCCCGGGAGCAGGCCCGGTGGACGACGCCCGCCGAACAGCACGGGTGGGAGCCGAGTGTGCGCTGAGCGAGCCTCCGTGGAGGGGCGGGGGGAGCGGAGGCGGACCGGGGGACGATGCCGGTACCAGCGGCATCGCGCCTCCGGCCTGCGGGCATGGGCCGTCAGCGCGGCGCGGCGGGCCCTCCTCCTTCGGCATCGTCGGGTTTCCTCTCCGGGTCGGGCCGGTAGGGGGTGTCGAGCAGTTCGAGGAGCTGCGGGTGGATCAGTGCTCCGGGGAGGCGGGGGTGGTCGGTGAGGATGCCTGCTGCGCGCAGGCGGTCCAGCGCCGGCTGCGGCTCGTGCGCGACGCGGTCGCGCAGCCAGGCGGCCGAGACCGCCGGTGCGGCGCGGAGCTGGGTGAGGACGGCCACGGCCGCGGGATCGTCGGTCACCTGCGCGAGGGCGGTGTCGAGCAGCCGGCCGTGGGCCGTGAGCGTGCGGGTGCGGTGCCGGGCGGTCTCGGTCACCGCGCGGGCGAAGAGTGCTCCCCAGCGGGTGAGGTCGCCGTCGGCCGCGGCGACCAGGGCCGTGTCGTGCTCGGCGTGGTGCTGTTCGGCCCAGGCGTCGAGATCGAGCAGCAGGCCGGGCAACAGGCCTGCCGCCACCAGGTCGCACTGGGCGAGCAGGCGGGCGGTGCGGCCATTGGCGTCAGCGAACGGATGGATCGTCAGCAGTCCTGCCATGGCGAGCGCGGCGGCGTCCAGCGGGGGCGCGGTGGTGCGGGTGCCCCAGTGGTGCCAGTACTCGATCCGCTCCCTCAACTGCGGACCCGCCGCGGTCGCGATCGAGAAGATCTGCCCGTCGGGCCAGGTGACGGTGGAGGACGAGCGGCGGAAGCCGCCTCGGGCGGTGATGTTGGGGTCCCCCGCGATCAGCATGCGGTGCAGTTCGGCGAGCGCGTCCGGGGTGAAGCAGGGTCGTCGGCCGGGGTGTTCAAGCAGCTCGGCGCGGACCGAGTGGACGGCGAGCAGGCCGGTCGCGCTCCGTGTCTCGGCCGCGGCGGCGAGTTGCTCGGCCAGCTGTGCCGGGTCGATTCCGGCGATGCGGTTCAGGTGGAGCTTGGGCCGCCACCGGGGGCGGTGGAAGAGGTCGGGGTCGTCCAGATGCGTGCGGGTTGCGGCCGTCAGCTCGGCCAGCCCGTCGAGTGCCCGGCGGCGGGCGGCGGGCGGGATCGCGACGGCGTCGAGCGGCGGTGCGACGGGAAGCACCCGTCGCACCGCCGCCGTGGTGGAACGGTCGTGCATCAGCAGGGGACGG is part of the Streptomyces katrae genome and harbors:
- a CDS encoding LuxR C-terminal-related transcriptional regulator; protein product: MAAVRPPAASGLLVGREAELDVFKWSLATLSDGRGSIVELSGEPGSGKTRLATALAQLADQRGIPVIRTRALRGGSLPLQVFHDAWQARRAAGGPRQRFDEAAGRLAEWAAGCVLVLDDVHLCDPDSTALLVRLVRSVPPAPFLLALAHRPGRTAPELREALAEGARTGTVTQVQPSPLTPEAVAALLADRPAPAGSGPPTPAELQDYAAGLCAAAEGNPQYAQLLIAANWHPAYWPDRAGTDSAGLLRTAEPLIAEFDALSPQAVLTASAAAVVGSPFRPEDIARISQVGTDPTLDALAELEAADLVRQADWRGGLAFRHPVVGHVAHERAGLSFRLRAHRRALDLITARGGRAHDRARHAEQLLGSDAALAARALADGATEIAAQEPGAAAHWLRLALESLPDCEAGAAARNELELACCRALIDSGQLDEARTRAHDLLGHRAAALTGRQLLHAHAVCAGAERQLGRFAEATAITDTALGLLPRPLPRPLPAEAVELVVEHGLVHVLSGTHDQARALLRQAVQALGETDRTNEANHAVLRVLDALCHTHSSDAAEAIDEVAHCARLVDALPDPHAGRTPETLALLGSAELYLERFTDAARHLSRGLTTDRRRHLRPVLLHRLLGLAITELWTGHLDASHQHARGAENLAGSLGVPPAVTLAQAISALALIWTRGQEYAGAAIALTEEATGAAPAGHSWWTASATCLLAHARLLAGDPAGCRRTLLDPGRGRQLPHVRPFSRPYMLSLLATATLDLGDREEAQHLIKTAEAEADRLGLSVQQAHALAARAHLHATDGEHHAAAALFALAADAFQSAGTPVQYAWTLATGARSFHQAHGAAEAFARLDAAEAIARTRGALLVGQLVTRARTELAADSRTAHPLGLLSGREREIAELAATGLRTREIAERLFLSPRTVETHLSRAYRKLDVSSRLALSDLLRRAG
- a CDS encoding AfsR/SARP family transcriptional regulator, translated to MREMPVVRQGMAAVRFSLLGPMSVQVGDDLLALGPLKQRVVLAMLLCRPNRFVPVDQLIEAVWADEPPRTARKNIQVYVSALRRTLDSAGERIVHGPGGYLLRLAEPELDVLRFQALARTARQTAADGQLEAAFHLFDRARRLWTGPPLPELRCSELVRGQAGLLVGRYLAVCEDWAEAGLESGRPAEVVEVTTGLLERHPMRERLRAAHLSALHRCGRRAEALAGYEEVRQLLSRELGLPPSAALTTLYESILADDGHAPCPGRPSGAAQRRAPVALPADVCDFTGRGEQLGELLVAVSDGGAVALVTGPAGVGKTVLAVHAAHGMADRFPDGRIHLRLREPDGSRRSPASVAAELLRYAGRDIRSAEHLDQATALWRDWLADRRVLLVLDDAPDEASVRPLLPGTGDSSVIVTARTRLAGLAGTHRVDLPPFSVEEALDLMDRITGRVRGDLAAAERVVRSCGMLPLAVRVAGLKLTVLRHLPLAEYADRLSDPRIVLDELAVGDLDVRSLVAEEWRRLEDSHRSALVRLGALPGPSVFTAERAAVALGCAPDAARRQIERLIEAGLVLSPASEVTAHLAVYTLPHLTCLLAREQARWTTPAEQHGWEPSVR
- a CDS encoding Fic family protein; translation: MHDRSTTAAVRRVLPVAPPLDAVAIPPAARRRALDGLAELTAATRTHLDDPDLFHRPRWRPKLHLNRIAGIDPAQLAEQLAAAAETRSATGLLAVHSVRAELLEHPGRRPCFTPDALAELHRMLIAGDPNITARGGFRRSSSTVTWPDGQIFSIATAAGPQLRERIEYWHHWGTRTTAPPLDAAALAMAGLLTIHPFADANGRTARLLAQCDLVAAGLLPGLLLDLDAWAEQHHAEHDTALVAAADGDLTRWGALFARAVTETARHRTRTLTAHGRLLDTALAQVTDDPAAVAVLTQLRAAPAVSAAWLRDRVAHEPQPALDRLRAAGILTDHPRLPGALIHPQLLELLDTPYRPDPERKPDDAEGGGPAAPR